One window of Desulfobacca acetoxidans DSM 11109 genomic DNA carries:
- a CDS encoding FAD-dependent oxidoreductase translates to MACERILIIGGGVLGPKVACRLKRLKPEWDVTVIDQQEEIAYSACGIPYYISGDVGELQGLMTASFQMVRSPEFFEDAKDVRIKTRTQALALDRQAKQVRVRQVETGAEEKLSYDKLVLATGRRPKPLNVAGAELPGVVSVATLMQAEAVKRRISQGEVAKAVIIGASPRGLEMTAAVSDLWGVETTLVEPGSQVLPGLLDVPLARMVQYEVQCRGVQVFLEESVQEILAAPGEHSLEVITSTHRLPADLVIVALGAEPRTELAVSAGLLASPNGGLLVNQRLQTSDPDIYAGGGCIEYPHLLTGKTIYFPETSLAHRQGRVIGTNIAGGYATFPDIVGSFTLKVFDLGVAGTGLTLETARNEGLTAEAALVVQQDHAHFYPTQELIYLQLVVDSSSRRLLGAQGISPNGDAVVGRVNSIAALLGQHGNLEDLAHLEVAYSPPYATALDIVNTVANTAENLVTGFNQSISLTEFQRLFLEEARDDVICLDVRGAANAAPFVARFPERWLNIPQETLKYRFKEVPRDKRLILICNAGMRSYEALRQLQTQGFDNAVGLQGGVAALKKAGILTLE, encoded by the coding sequence ATGGCATGCGAAAGGATTCTGATTATCGGCGGTGGGGTTCTCGGACCTAAAGTCGCCTGCCGGTTGAAGCGCCTGAAACCGGAGTGGGACGTAACCGTGATTGATCAGCAGGAGGAGATTGCCTATTCCGCCTGCGGGATCCCGTATTATATCTCAGGTGACGTAGGGGAACTTCAGGGGTTGATGACAGCCAGTTTTCAAATGGTGCGCAGCCCTGAATTCTTTGAAGATGCCAAAGATGTGCGGATCAAAACCAGGACCCAGGCGCTTGCCTTGGACCGTCAGGCCAAGCAGGTCCGGGTCCGGCAGGTAGAGACTGGTGCGGAGGAGAAATTATCCTATGATAAACTGGTCTTGGCCACTGGCCGACGGCCCAAACCCCTGAACGTCGCCGGAGCCGAACTGCCCGGAGTGGTGAGTGTTGCCACGCTGATGCAGGCTGAGGCAGTGAAGAGGCGCATATCTCAAGGAGAAGTGGCTAAAGCGGTCATCATCGGCGCCAGCCCCCGCGGATTGGAAATGACTGCAGCGGTGAGCGATTTGTGGGGCGTGGAGACCACGTTGGTTGAGCCGGGCTCTCAGGTATTGCCGGGTTTATTGGATGTGCCCCTGGCCCGCATGGTGCAATATGAGGTTCAGTGTCGGGGAGTACAGGTTTTTTTAGAGGAGTCGGTCCAGGAAATCCTGGCCGCTCCGGGAGAACATTCTCTGGAGGTGATCACCTCAACCCACCGTTTGCCGGCGGACCTGGTAATCGTCGCCTTAGGGGCGGAACCCAGGACAGAATTGGCCGTTTCCGCCGGGCTGCTGGCCTCCCCCAATGGGGGGCTGTTGGTCAATCAGCGGCTGCAGACATCAGATCCCGACATTTATGCTGGCGGGGGCTGCATTGAGTATCCTCATCTGCTCACCGGAAAGACCATCTACTTCCCCGAAACTTCCCTGGCGCACCGGCAAGGTCGGGTTATTGGCACTAATATCGCCGGGGGTTACGCCACCTTTCCTGATATCGTAGGCAGCTTTACCCTGAAAGTCTTTGATCTCGGCGTTGCGGGTACCGGCCTCACCCTCGAGACCGCCCGCAATGAGGGTCTGACGGCTGAGGCGGCTTTGGTGGTGCAGCAGGATCATGCGCACTTCTATCCCACCCAGGAGCTCATCTACTTGCAGTTGGTGGTGGACAGCAGCTCCCGACGCCTTTTGGGGGCTCAGGGGATCAGTCCCAACGGCGACGCAGTGGTAGGCCGCGTCAACAGCATTGCGGCGCTCCTGGGGCAGCATGGGAACCTTGAGGACCTCGCTCATTTGGAGGTAGCCTATTCGCCGCCCTATGCCACGGCCTTGGACATTGTTAACACCGTCGCCAACACGGCCGAGAACCTTGTGACCGGTTTCAATCAATCCATCAGCCTAACGGAGTTTCAACGCCTGTTCCTGGAGGAAGCCAGGGACGATGTCATCTGTCTGGATGTCAGGGGAGCGGCTAATGCCGCGCCCTTTGTGGCCCGCTTCCCAGAACGTTGGCTTAATATCCCCCAAGAGACTTTGAAATACCGTTTCAAAGAGGTTCCCAGAGATAAGCGTCTCATCTTGATCTGCAATGCCGGCATGCGCTCTTACGAGGCCTTAAGGCAGTTGCAGACCCAGGGGTTTGACAACGCCGTGGGTTTACAGGGAGGGGTTGCCGCCTTGAAAAAGGCCGGTATCCTCACTCTAGAGTGA
- a CDS encoding metal-dependent transcriptional regulator: protein MNSLSLSESLEDYLEAIFHIVLEKQVARVKDIASRLKVHKSSVTAALRNLADRKLVNYAPYDVITLTPQGATLAKDVVRRHEALSDFFVKVLTIDKTLAEEAACRMEHAMPRVIVDRLILFSEFLEVCPRAGKKWIRGFQHFCDDALEQQNCERCISLCLDDVKKKQKQEGGMMTLPLRELKPGQKGKILAVKNEGDLGKRIADMGITPGTLVEVERVAPLGDPIDIKVKGYHLSLRRDEATGITVELH from the coding sequence ATGAATAGCCTATCCCTAAGCGAGAGTCTGGAAGATTACCTTGAAGCAATTTTTCATATTGTGCTGGAAAAGCAGGTTGCCCGGGTCAAGGATATCGCCAGCCGCCTGAAGGTGCATAAGTCCTCGGTAACCGCAGCACTGCGGAACCTGGCCGACCGCAAGCTTGTCAACTACGCTCCTTATGACGTGATAACCCTAACCCCGCAGGGAGCTACCCTGGCAAAGGATGTGGTGCGCCGTCATGAAGCCCTGAGCGATTTTTTCGTTAAGGTTTTGACTATTGATAAGACCCTGGCAGAAGAGGCCGCCTGTCGAATGGAGCATGCCATGCCGCGGGTTATTGTAGATCGACTGATCCTCTTCAGCGAGTTCCTGGAAGTTTGCCCACGGGCTGGCAAAAAATGGATTCGCGGTTTTCAGCACTTTTGCGATGACGCCCTGGAACAGCAGAACTGCGAGCGTTGCATCAGTCTGTGCCTAGATGATGTGAAAAAAAAACAGAAACAAGAAGGGGGAATGATGACTCTACCCCTCAGGGAACTAAAACCCGGCCAGAAAGGAAAAATCCTCGCCGTAAAAAATGAAGGTGATCTCGGTAAACGGATCGCAGACATGGGCATAACCCCTGGTACCTTGGTGGAGGTCGAGCGGGTAGCGCCTCTTGGTGACCCCATCGACATCAAGGTCAAGGGATATCACCTGTCTTTGCGCCGGGACGAAGCTACGGGGATAACCGTAGAATTGCACTGA